Within the Aeromicrobium sp. Root236 genome, the region CCATCAGGCGTCCTTCCTGTTCAGCTCGGTTTGCACGAGCGCTGTGCTGATCTGGTCATAGGCCAGCCGTTGGCTGGTGTTGCGGCCCTGGATCTCGACACCCTCGTCGTCGCTCTCGCCGATGCGGCCGTCGATCGACGAGTCGTCGGCGAGCCGCAGGCGTACGAGCCGACCGGCGTTGCGACGCCAGTGGCGGGGTTCGGTCAGGGGTCGGTCGACACCGCGCGAGGTGACCTCGAGCGTGTAGGGCTGCGACCCCATCACGTCGGAGGCGTCGAGCTCCTCGGAGAGCGCACGGGTGGCGTCGGTGATGTGGTCGATGCCGACTCCACCGTCACGGTCGAGCGCGATGCGCAGGACCCGCTTGTTGCCGGCCGGGGTGAGCTCGATCGCCTCGAGGTCGAAACCGAGAGCCGACACACATTCATCCACGAGAGTCGCGAGTCGTTGGTCCATGGCTCGTCCTCCAGTGTTCACTTGTGATCCGGCTGGTGTCGGCACCGGCATCGGTGTCGGGTCCACCCTACCCAACCGGCGGCCCTCCGGTGAACGCGACGAGTCGGCTAGCCTGCCGTGGTGATCAGCCGACGCGCGCTCCTGGGAACGGGCGCAGCCACCGTGGCCGTCGCCGCGGGTCTCGGCGGTGCCGCC harbors:
- the rimP gene encoding ribosome maturation factor RimP — its product is MDQRLATLVDECVSALGFDLEAIELTPAGNKRVLRIALDRDGGVGIDHITDATRALSEELDASDVMGSQPYTLEVTSRGVDRPLTEPRHWRRNAGRLVRLRLADDSSIDGRIGESDDEGVEIQGRNTSQRLAYDQISTALVQTELNRKDA